One window of Nymphaea colorata isolate Beijing-Zhang1983 chromosome 1, ASM883128v2, whole genome shotgun sequence genomic DNA carries:
- the LOC116246213 gene encoding transcription factor MYB117-like encodes MDEATSVTTGTGTTATTNLEEAKARRRGHWRPGEDEKLRQLVEQYGPQNWNSIAEKLQGRSDKSCRFRWFNHLDHRLNRRPFSEEEEDNARLFGKRRYHNFIRSSTGDITMSNFLTKPSTDEEAADLSSNGVTTMNELSRYGESSAGPQKVQGYQQPQ; translated from the exons ATGGACGAGGCAACTTCAGTCACTACCGGCACCGGCACCACCGCCACTACCAACTTAGAGGAGGCAAAGGCACGTCGCCGCGGCCACTGGAGGCCAGGAGAGGACGAAAAGCTCAGACAGCTCGTGGAGCAATACGGCCCTCAGAATTGGAATTCCATCGCAGAGAAACTCCAAGGTCGCTCAG ATAAAAGCTGCAGGTTCAGGTGGTTTAATCATTTAGACCATAGGCTTAACAGGAGGCCCTTTtcagaggaggaggaagacaatGCCCGCCTCTTTGGGAAGAGGAGGTATCACAACTTCATCCGCAGCAGCACTGGGGACATCACCATGAGCAACTTCCTAACCAAGCCTTCCACAGACGAAGAGGCTGCTGATCTGAGCAGCAATGGAGTGACAACCATGAATGAACTGAGTCGCTATGGGGAGAGCTCTGCTGGTCCGCAAAAAGTTCAGGGTTATCAACAGCCACAGTGA